In Diachasmimorpha longicaudata isolate KC_UGA_2023 chromosome 4, iyDiaLong2, whole genome shotgun sequence, a single genomic region encodes these proteins:
- the LOC135161620 gene encoding histone-lysine N-methyltransferase NSD2 isoform X3 — translation MLDDMNGDSRDDDKPSNDSRWGVGELAWAHVSNYPYWPCIVTVDLTDDTHLKRKQNPLYLPAAFGQRIIKMVHVTYFGDNGRHNWVNENSLMKFEGLKQFNDLAMELLKGRKKCTKFYAGFVVKTVIKQKWDTAVSEAEVLLPMEITDRLRAIAPKRKRGRPRLSHESAAKRPRLDEFLIRKSIDEDLETIKSRTKSFDDTNLTTETPPTPPSSIKDSSDESSTVRKYKRRRRTKAETNEDFENYYNVHKDDKGYVPDGSQEEIRQYLQTIWDGMSVYFRSKYKAGSNDLHTKEKSSSPNGETTHEESTPRTRKSKGSKDQSKEQSKEKMDIILDPVKRPKLMNLFKGVKAERVCQICEKTGNLTRCKGPCYSYFHLKCVKPGESESEGEGEEDTVDSASTGSGEPQKKSKDDSLEEENFKCIDCLSGVAPACFICNEREDERIRCTVATCGRHYHSKCLTMWPQSHWHGGRLTCPYHMCHTCISDNPQNHHTRITNDKLARCVRCPSAYHASVQCLPAGSQILTSTQVICPKHYVAPHPPLNAAWCFLCTRGGSLICCDTCPTSFHPECLGIDAPDGAFICEDCETGRLPLYGEVVWVKLGNYRWWPSRICYPQEIPSNLTAVSHSPGEFCVMFLGTKNYYWVHRGRVFLYQEGDTCARNSMGRKTVDDAYKQAVVEANELHQQVKNERVAAKEDESKNLRPPPYVKIRVNKPVGNVKPMEMEVDVACECDGKWEHPCSPDSDCLNRILSIECNPTICPAGAKCNNQSFVRRKYPLMEPFHTAGRGWGLKTLEAIKSGQFVIEYVGEVIDEAEYKRRLHRKKELRNENYYFLTIDNYRTIDAEPKGNLSRFMNHSCQPNCETQKWTVNGDTRIGLFALKDIEKGEELTFNYNLATEGETKKPCLCGASNCSGYIGLKAQKPQSSPVEQVAQEFKAEPEKVKKQRRSKKIYKCWKCGHVISGDNFVECGMKSCHKRYHAKCLKKNYVRRLRCPWHHCADCQKRTSVRCLSCSTAYCQNHLEGKMIEKKDKNGYLCKRHKNSMGENERESLGDATGESENPDDNSEVNSRETEATGGSLRSHAITTHLMSQESERSRRKEAKKEDVKEEKADVEEEKENVKEEKEDVKVEKEEKTTEKRPQKPEDPLVAEHKNLKADETIPADKSAEMTKDKPVENRKSKSESDVSNSQVIEVEEGGGNNDKVEIKDEVQEIEMKKQETHDVVEVDDDILSITETKVDSDEDFDTASLLADSDGSINGEDVFPPRVSIIEIDLSDEDDRDEEIDIKPEDEDIDGMDVKEEDIVPASVKRRRTLRNHQMHRIVGRAVRS, via the exons ATGCTGGACGATATGAATGGGGACTCCAGAGATGATGACAAACCTTCGAATGATAGCCGATGGGGTGTAGGGGAATTAGCGTGGGCACACGTCAGTAATTATCCGTATTGGCCGTGCATTGTCACGGTGGATCTCACGGATGATACTCATTTGAAACGAAAAc aaaatcCTTTATATCTGCCTGCAGCCTTTGGCCAAAGAATAATAAAGATGGTCCACGTCACCTATTTCGGTGACAACGGTCGTCACAACTGGGTGAATGAGAACTCTCTGATGAAATTTGAGGGTCTCAAACAGTTTAATGATCTCGCAATGGAGCTTCTGAAAGGCAGAAAAAAATGCACAAAATTTTATGCTGGTTTCGTTGTTAAAACCGtgataaaacaaaaatggGACACAGCTGTATCGGAAGCTGAAGTTCTCCTCCCAATGGAAATTACCGATAGATTACGAGCGATAGCACCAAAGCGAAAGCGTGGACGTCCACGATTATCTCATGAGTCAGCAGCAAAGCGTCCTCGACTGGACGAATTTTTAATCCGAAAGAGCATAGACGAAGACTTGGAGACGATAAAATCACGAACGAAATCCTTCGACGATACGAATCTGACGACAGAAACTCCACCAACACCTCCATCAAGCATTAAAGACTCTAGTGACGAGTCATCAACAGTGAGAAAATACAAAAGACGACGGAGAACGAAAGCAGAGACCAACGAGGACTTTGAGAACTACTATAATGTGCACAAAGACGACAAGGGCTATGTGCCTGATGGAAGCCAGGAAGAGATCAGACAGTACTTGCAGACAATATGGGACGGGATGAGTGTCTACTTCCGTAGTAAATACAAGGCCGGTTCTAACGATCTCCATACGAAGGAGAAATCGTCAAGTCCTAACGGGGAGACGACTCACGAGGAGTCCACCCCCAGAACTCGTAAGTCCAAAGGGTCCAAGGATCAATCCAAAGAGCAGAGCAAAGAGAAGATGGACATCATCCTGGACCCCGTGAAACGTCCAAAACTCATGAATCTCTTCAAGGGAGTTAAGGCTGAACGAGTCTGCCAGATTTGCGAGAAGACAGGGAATTTGACACGTTGCAAGGGTCCTTGCTACTCCTACTTCCACTTGAAATGCGTCAAGCCTGGGGAATCCGAGTCCGAGGGTGAAGGTGAGGAGGACACGGTTGACAGTGCATCGACTGGCAGTGGAGAGCCTCAGAAAAAATCCAAGGATGACAGTCTCGAAGAGGAGAATTTCAAGTGCATTGACTGCCTCTCTGGTGTTGCTCCAGCTTGTTTTATTTGTAATGAGAGAGAAGACGAGAGGATCAGATGTACAGTGGCCACTTGTGGCAGGCACTATCACTCCAAGTGTCTCACAATGTGGCCACAGTCACATTGGCATGGGGGACGACTGACTTGTCCCTATCACATGTGCCATACGTGTATATCAGATAATCCTCAAAATCATCACACGCGAATTACCAATGACAAACTGGCGAGGTGCGTCAGGTGTCCTTCTGCTTATCATGCTAGTGTTCAGTGTCTACCTGCTGGCTCTCAGATACTTACCAGTACGCAGGTTATTTGTCCTAAACATTATGTTGCCCCTCATCCTCCGTTGAATGCGGCTTGGTGTTTTCTCTGCACGAGGGGGGGTTCACTCATCTGTTGTGATACTTGTCCCACATCGTTTCATCCGGAATGTCTTGGGATTGACGCTCCTGATGGAGCTTTTATCTGTGAAGACTGCGAAACTG GTAGGCTTCCGCTCTACGGAGAAGTAGTGTGGGTGAAGTTAGGAAACTACAGATGGTGGCCATCTCGCATATGCTATCCCCAAGAGATTCCTTCAAATCTCACAGCAGTCTCCCATAGTCCTGGTGAATTCTGCGTGATGTTTCTGGGTACGAAGAATTACTATTGGGTGCATCGAGGTCGTGTCTTCCTGTATCAAGAAGGCGATACCTGCGCCAGAAACAGTATGGGACGAAAAACAGTGGATGACGCCTACAAACAGGCTGTAGTAGAGGCCAACGAGTTGCATCAGCAAGTGAAGAACGAGAGAGTAGCTGCCAAAGAGGACGAATCGAAAAATCTGAGGCCTCCTCCTTACGTTAAGATACGTGTAAACAAACCTGTTGGAAATGTAAAACCAATGGAGATGGAGGTTGATGTTGCCTGTGAGTGTGATGGCAAGTGGGAGCATCCCTGCTCCCCAGACAGTGACTGTCTCAACCGAATTCTCTCGATCGAGTGCAATCCAACAATCTGCCCAGCAGGTGCCAAATGCAATAATCAGTCCTTCGTGAGAAGGAAATATCCTCTGATGGAGCCATTCCACACCGCTGGTCGGGGATGGGGTTTGAAAACCCTAGAGGCCATAAAATCAGGGCAATTTGTCATTGAATACGTCGGAGAAGTGATCGACGAGGCTGAGTACAAAAGGAGGCTACACAGAAAGAAAGAATTGAGAAATGAGAATTACTATTTCCTGACCATTGACAACTACAGGACAATCGATGCGGAGCCCAAGGGGAATCTCAGCAGATTCATGAATCACTCGTGTCAACCCAACTGCGAGACACAGAAGTGGACTGTCAATGGTGACACAAGGATTGGTCTGTTTGCTCTGAAGGATATAGAAAAGGGGGAGGAACTCAcgttcaattataatttagCTACTGAGGGAGAGACGAAGAAACCTTGTCTCTGTGGTGCCTCCAACTGTTCTGGATACATTGGACTCAAAGCTCAGAAGCCTCAGTCGAGTCCAGTGGAGCAAGTCGCCCAGGAGTTTAAGGCTGAACCTGAAAAAGTGAAGAAGCAGAGGAGATCGAAGAAGATATATAAATGTTGGAAGTGCGGGCATGTCATTTCTGGCGATAACTTTGTCGAGTGTGGAATGAAGTCATGCCACAAGAGGTATCATGCCAAGTGTTTGAAGAAAAACTACGTGCGGAGATTGAGGTGTCCCTGGCATCATTGCGCAGACTGCCAGAAGAGGACTTCTGTTCGGTGTTTGTCATGCAGCACTGCTTATTGTCAAAATCATTTGGAAGGTAAGATGATTGAAAAGAAGGATAAGAATGGGTATCTTTGTAAGAGGCATAAGAATTCTATGGGGGAGAATGAAAGAGAGAGTCTAGGAGATGCGACAGGGGAGAGCGAAAATCCTGATGATAATTCGGAGGTCAACTCTAGAGAGACAGAAGCTACTGGAGGGAGTCTGAGAAGTCATGCAATTACGACGCATCTCATGAGTCAAGAAAGTGAACGATCTCGTCGGAAAGAGGCTAAGAAAGAGGACGTGAAAGAGGAGAAAGCGGATgtagaagaagaaaaagagaATGTAAAAGAGGAGAAAGAGGATGTGAAGGTggaaaaagaggagaaaacGACGGAGAAGAGGCCTCAGAAACCCGAAGATCCCCTCGTTGCAGAACATAAAAATCTTAAGGCTGATGAAACAATTCCTGCAGACAAATCTGCAGAAATGACTAAAGATAAACCTGTAGAAAATCGTAAATCTAAATCAGAAAGTGATGTTAGTAATTCCCAAGTGATTGAGGTTGAAGAGGGTGGTGGCAATAATGACAAAGTTGAGATTAAGGATGAAGTTCAAGAGATTGAGATGAAGAAGCAAGAGACACATGATGTTGTGGAGGTGGACGATGATATTTTATCGATAACTGAGACGAAGGTTGACTCTGATGAGGACTTTGACACAGCCTCATTATTGGCCGATTCTGATGGCTCAATTAATGGGGAAGACGTCTTTCCACCGAGAGTTTCCATTATTGAG ATCGACTTGAGTGATGAAGACGATCGAGACGAGGAAATCGATATAAAACCAGAGGACGAAGATATCGATGGAATGGACGTAAAGGAAGAGGACATTGTACCAGCCTCAGTGAAAAGAAGGAGAACACTGAGAAATCACCAGATGCATCGAATAGTCGGTCGAGCGGTGCGATCCTGA